GGCCGGGGACCGTCGAATCCAGCGCGATGATGCGCAGTCCGTTGATGTCGAAGACACGGTCGATGGGTTCGGACTGCTCGCCCTCCTCGCCGAGCAGGCCGCGCCGGAACGCGACGCGCTCGTCGTGGTTCCCCATCACCCAGATGACTTCGGCGCCGAGCTTCTCCGCCGCGGGCTCGACGATCGCCTTGAGGCGCTCGTACGCGTCGGGGCGGCCGGTGTCCGCGAGGTCACCGGTGAACACGATGGCCTCGGGTCGAGCGTTCGACTTCGCGAGACCCTCGAACAGCTCGATGAGGTTCTTGTCCGAGTCGATCCGCTCGTGCAGCAGGTCGCCGTCCGCGACGAAGTGGGTGTCCGAGAGATGCAGGATGTAATGGTCGGGCGCCGGATGCTGGCCTTCGATGTGCGTCATGAGTTCTTCCGTTCGGTGGTGTTGTATCGGGGGTCAGTCGATGAGGGCGGCGGTGAGACGGTCGAGCTCGTCCGATGTCAGCCCCTGCGCGAGCAGGTAGCCAGCCATCGATCCGTACTCGCGCTCGATCCGCTGGAGGAGCGCTGCCATGATCGGCGCCGGGCTCGCAGTGACCAGATCGACGACATCTGGAGTGAGTTCAACGCCGCGGCTCGTCACCGTGTGCAGCATCGCGTCGGCCCATTCGCCGCGCAGGTTGTCTGCGGTCTGCGCGTAGTCGGCCACGACGTCGTCCAGCTCGACGCCCGCTGCCCGCAGCGCGAAGGCGATCACGAGACCGGTGCGATCCTTGCCCGCCGTGCAGTGCACGAGCACGGCCTCGTCCGCGCCGACGTCGGCGATCACTCGCACCGCCGCCGCGAGCTGCGCGCCCCGCTCATCCACCATGTGGTCGTAGAGCGGGCCGAGTGCGATCGCGCCGATGGCCTGCGCACCGGGCGCAGCATCGTCGAACACCGGCAGATGATGCACTCGGGCGTCCAGGCCCTCGACGAGGTTCTGGGCGCTGAGGCTCTCCTGCGTACCGCGAAGGTCGACGATGTGGGCGATCCTGAGTTCTGCGAGCCGCGCACGGCCCGCGTCATCCAGACGGTGCAGGGCGTCGGAGCGGAACAGCGTGCCCCAGCGGGAGGTACCGGTCGCGGCGCGGTAGCCACCGGTGTCGCGCAGGTTGTACACGCCCTCGACGATGTGGCGCCGGTCCGGGGAGAGGATGTCGGCGGCGCTCATTCGATCAGTCCCTGCGCACGCTCTGCCGCCTCGGTCATCGCGGTCTCGGCGTCGCCGCCGTAGTAGATCGACTCCTCAATGGCAGTCGCGAGAACCTGGTCGACCTGCGCATAGCTGTCGCCGGGATAGGACGTCCATGGCTCGAGCGCATCGAGCTGTTCCAGGTTGGGCTTCACCAGCGGGTTCTGCTCGACCCAGTCGTACAGGGAACCGCCCTCCTCCGTCAGGGAGTTGCGCAGCGGCAGGTAGCCGATCTCGGTGGAGATGAGCTCGTAGGCACGATCGCTGGTCATCCACTGCATGAGCTCCCACGATGCCGCCTGCTTCGCGGGATCGGTGGCGAACAGGGCGAGGAACGATCCGGAGTTGGTCGGCACGACCGCCTGGTCGCCGAACGAGGGCAGCGTGCGTGCGCTCAGCGCCCATCCGCCGGCCTGCGAGCCCTGCAGGAACGCGCCCTGCAGCCCCGAGGTGTTCACGTGAATGGCGGTCTTG
This sequence is a window from Corynebacterium doosanense CAU 212 = DSM 45436. Protein-coding genes within it:
- a CDS encoding tyrosine-protein phosphatase — encoded protein: MSAADILSPDRRHIVEGVYNLRDTGGYRAATGTSRWGTLFRSDALHRLDDAGRARLAELRIAHIVDLRGTQESLSAQNLVEGLDARVHHLPVFDDAAPGAQAIGAIALGPLYDHMVDERGAQLAAAVRVIADVGADEAVLVHCTAGKDRTGLVIAFALRAAGVELDDVVADYAQTADNLRGEWADAMLHTVTSRGVELTPDVVDLVTASPAPIMAALLQRIEREYGSMAGYLLAQGLTSDELDRLTAALID